In the Alligator mississippiensis isolate rAllMis1 chromosome 7, rAllMis1, whole genome shotgun sequence genome, one interval contains:
- the LOC109285120 gene encoding uncharacterized protein LOC109285120, with translation MARAGDARSTAPSSQHIHMARHSFPWDLRLQQSLAVQRHLMHQPTPGDIALCAADAGTSVPLYWRVPLHLCLAGHSRSVQVPVRSAACPSREATASPLRLTGSRDTFLASTIVPWPLRIKLHWGGRSRKDPSLLPLSPCCSQRKDCNHAPHLLHRFTGQRGLRNQEPRLAANDGRAADPSTRQAETCFGQTRSVIRSAWRSRERLLCRNLRYTACPELWPLTRARRYLSAGQNRPKSQRWAGQGPPCPMSSQTNPGSPQGTRRTTYSGNTIRHFITRVHLPASRQPNSGRQLGGGDCTAHQNHLSQTRQKGQRSPHTVKSAFLTEQPLPL, from the exons ATGGCCCGGGCAGGTGACGCGCGCAGCACCGCCCCGAGCTCACAACACATTCACATGGCGAGGCACAGCTTTCCCTGGGACCTGCgtcttcagcaatccctcgcgGTCCAGCGCCACCTCATGCACCAGCCAACTCCAGGGGACATCGCTCTTTGTGCTGCCGACGCTGGCACAAGCGTGCCGCTGTATTGGCGTGTGCCATTGCacctctgcctggctgggcattCGAGGAGTGTCCAGGTACCTGTGCGCTCAGCTGCTTGCCCTAGCAGGGAGGCAACTGCCTCACCTCTGCGACTCACAGGCTCGCGTGACACGTTCCTTGCTTCCACAATCGTGCCCTGGCCACTGCGAATCAAGCTACATTGGGGTGGCAGGTCACGCAAGGACCCCTCGCTGCTGCCATTAAGCCCTTGCTGCAGCCAGAGGAAGGACTGTAACCACGCGCCGCATCTGTTGCATCGCTTTACAGGCCAGCGAGGGCTGCGTAACCAGGAGCCTCGCCTGGCTGCTAATGACGGGAGAGCTGCTGACCCCAGCACTCGGCAAGCTGAAACCTGTTTTGGCCAGACACGCTCTGTGATCAGATCTGCTTGGCGAAGCAGGGAGAGATTGCTTTGCAGGAACCTCCGTTACACGGCGTGCCCTGAACTTTGGCCACTGACACGGGCACGACGCTACTTGTCTGCAGGACAAAACCGGCCCAAGAGCCAgcgctgggcagggcagggcccgcCCTGCCCAATGAGTTCACAAACTAATCCTGGCAGCCCGCAGGGAACCCGGCGGACTACGTACTCTGGGAACACGATAAGACACTTTATCACCAgagtccacctccctgccagcCGCCAGCCCAATTCCGGTAGGCAG CTAGGCGGGGGGGACTGCACCGCACACCAGAATCACCTCTCGCAGACCAGACAGAAAGGACAGAGATCCCCACACACCGTTAAGAGTGCATTTCTCACGGAGcaaccactccctctctga
- the TCIM gene encoding transcriptional and immune response regulator, with protein MKAPSGASAMSTSLRVSPSVHGYHFDTASRKKAVPNIFEAVSQESLQKLFRNSGDKKAEERAKILLATDQDSEDRTRALLALKQRRRDKLLQFLTLRRYSLKVH; from the coding sequence ATGAAAGCCCCGAGCGGAGCCTCAGCCATGTCCACGTCCCTGCGGGTGAGCCCGTCGGTCCACGGCTACCACTTTGACACCGCCTCGCGCAAAAAAGCCGTGCCCAACATCTTCGAGGCCGTCAGCCAGGAGTCGCTTCAGAAGCTCTTCAGGAACTCGGGCGACAAGAAGGCCGAGGAACGGGCCAAGATCCTCCTCGCCACGGACCAGGACTCGGAGGACCGCACGCGGGCCTTGCTGGCCCTGAAGCAGCGGAGAAGAGACAAGCTCCTCCAGTTTCTGACCCTGCGGAGATACTCCCTGAAAGTGCACTGA